Proteins from a genomic interval of Zonotrichia leucophrys gambelii isolate GWCS_2022_RI chromosome 5, RI_Zleu_2.0, whole genome shotgun sequence:
- the FAR1 gene encoding fatty acyl-CoA reductase 1, with the protein MVSIPEFYEGKNILLTGATGFVGKVLLEKLLRSCPKVKAVYVLVRKKAKQTAEARIEEITSSKLFDRLREEQQDFKEKIIVVESELSQPELDLSKPIKEELIECINIIFHCAATVRFNEQLRDAVQLNVVATQQLLSMAQRMKNLEVFTHVSTAYAYCNRKQIEEVVYPPPVDPKKLIDSLEWMDDDLVNDITPKLLGKRPNTYTYTKALAESVVQQEGANLNLAIVRPSIIGASWKEPFPGWIDNFNGPSGLFIAAGKGILRTMRACNDALADLVPIDVVVNTTLAAAWYSAINRPKKVMVYNCTTGGTNPFHWSEVEYHVISTFKRNPLEQAFRRPNVNLTSNHLLYHYWIAVSHKAPAFLYDTYLRITGRSPRMMKTITRLHKSMMFLEYFTSNSWTWNTENMTMLMNQLSPEDKKTFNFDVRQLHWAEYMENYCLGTKKYVLNEEMSGLPAARKHLNKLRNIRYGFNTILVILIWRIFIARSQMARNIWYFVVSLCYKFLSYFRASSTMRY; encoded by the exons ATGGTTTCCATTCCTGAATTCtatgaaggaaaaaacatcCTCCTGACAGGAGCTACAGGCTTTGTGGGAAAAGTGCTTTTGGAAAAGCTGCTCAGATCCTGTCCTAAAGTGAAGGCAGTGTATGTACTggtaagaaaaaaagcaaaacagacagCTGAAGCACGAATAGAAGAGATTACCAGCTCTAAG CTCTTTGACAGATTGAGAGAAGAGCAACaagacttcaaagaaaaaataatagtagTTGAGAGTGAACTTTCACAGCCTGAACTGGATCTTAGTAAACCAATCAAGGAAGAACTTATAGAATGCattaatattatatttcatTGTGCTGCTACAGTCAGATTCAATGAACAACTAAG AGATGCGGTGCAGTTAAATGTGGTTGCCACACAACAGCTCCTGTCCATGGCACAACGAATGAAGAATCTGGAGGTGTTCACACACGTTTCCACTGCCTATGCCTATTGCAATCGGAAACAGATCGAGGAAGTCGTGTACCCACCTCCTGTGGATCCTAAGAAACTGATAGATTCCCTTGA gtGGATGGATGATGACCTAGTCAACGATATTACTCCTAAACTGTTAGGCAAAAGACCTAATACCTACACATACACAAAAGCCTTAGCTGAATCCGTGGTGCAGCAGGAAGGTGCAAATTTAAACCTTGCCATTGTAAGGCCGTCCATCATTGGTGCCAGCTGGAAGGAGCCTTTTCCT GGCTGGATTGATAACTTCAATGGACCTAGTGGTCTCTTCATTGCT gcaggaaaaggaattCTTCGAACGATGAGAGCTTGCAACGATGCATTAGCAGATCTTGTCCCAATAGATGTTGTTGTCAATACCACACTTGCAGCAGCCTGGTATTCTGCAATTAACAG accAAAAAAAGTCATGGTGTATAACTGTACAACAGGTGGCACCAATCCTTTCCACTGGAGTGAAGTTG aatACCATGTAATTTCCACTTTCAAGAGGAACCCTCTCGAACAGGCCTTCAGACGGCCCAATGTAAATCTAACTTCCAATCACCTTTTATATCATTACTGGATTGCTGTAAGCCATAAGGCCCCAGCATTCCTGTATGATACCTACCTCAGGATTACTGGAAGAAGCCCAAG GATGATGAAGACGATAACACGTCTTCATAAGTCCATGATGTTTTTAGAGTACTTTACCAGCAATTCTTGGACCTGGAACACTGAGAACATGACCATGCTGATGAACCAGCTGAGCCCTGAAGACAAAAAG ACATTTAATTTTGATGTTCGACAACTACACTGGGCAGAGTATATGGAAAATTACTGCCTGGGAACAAAGAAATACGTGCTGAATGAAGAAATGTCAGGCCTCCCTGCAGCTAGGAAACACTTAAATAA GTTGAGGAACATTCGCTACGGCTTCAACACGATCCTGGTGATCCTGATCTGGCGCATCTTCATCGCGAGGTCACAAATGGCCAGAAACATCTGGTACTTTGTGGTTAGTCTGTGTTACAAGTTCCTCTCCTACTTCAGAGCCTCCAGCACAATGAGATACTGA